The following coding sequences lie in one Hippoglossus hippoglossus isolate fHipHip1 chromosome 14, fHipHip1.pri, whole genome shotgun sequence genomic window:
- the LOC117774734 gene encoding heat shock protein beta-11, producing MLCPSVFQPSPVTMRPFLDLHWPIRSLWPETRPLFYHMEQEMIRHMQEVKQSIEHMERLHQKIFDEIDNSSCSKGVFMPIAFQDLGRDGSRFALSLDTKEFTPEELSVKQVGRKLRVSGRTEKKQDDGKGSYSYRCQEFRQEFDLPHGVDPETVSCSLAGGRLQIQAPREGPLSDGKERVVPINVTSAPAITSLSSTSEGPEGSSSTSEISTTENN from the coding sequence ATGTTGTGTCCCAGCGTCTTCCAGCCGTCCCCCGTCACCATGAGGCCTTTCCTGGACCTGCATTGGCCCATCCGCAGCCTGTGGCCCGAGACCCGGCCACTCTTCTACCACATGGAGCAGGAGATGATCCGCCACATGCAGGAGGTGAAGCAGAGCATCGAGCACATGGAGAGGCTGCACCAGAAGATCTTCGACGAGATCGACAACAGCTCCTGCTCTAAGGGCGTCTTCATGCCCATCGCCTTCCAGGACCTGGGGAGGGATGGCAGCCGCTTCGCCCTCAGCCTGGACACGAAGGAGTTCACCCCGgaggagctgtcagtcaaacaggTGGGCAGGAAGCTGAGGGTGAGCGGCAGGACGGAGAAGAAGCAGGATGACGGGAAGGGCTCTTACTCGTACAGGTGTCAGGAGTTCAGGCAGGAGTTCGACCTGCCACACGGCGTTGACCCTGAGACTGTCAGCTGCTCCCTGGCGGGAGGCCGGCTGCAGATCCAGGCGCCCAGGGAGGGGCCCCTTAGCGATGGGAAGGAGAGGGTTGTCCCGATCAATGTCACCTCGGCCCCAGCTATTACCTCTTTGTCCTCGACCAGCGAGGGTCCGGAGGGGAGCAGCTCGACCTCAGAGATCAGCACCACAGAGAACAACTGA